One Candidatus Hydrogenedentota bacterium genomic window carries:
- a CDS encoding arginyltransferase, with amino-acid sequence MSGMTHDSGAIHPEPGEAREVLPLQFVEEVSHVGNAPDVCPYLPDRVATYRVCEGDLAAQRYEELLVAGYRRNGAYLYRPVCRECNECKMLRVLVREFHRTKEQRRIWNRGNRTFRVSLARPRFTQEKGRLYSEYLRYQHGAEHAAWEREAYGRFLVESCIGPRTIEVQLRAGDRLAGVGILDRLGNALSSVYFYFDPAFARHSPGTYSALYEIDLARQWGMDYYYLGFYIRGCPSMSYKARFRPCEYKAPDDAVWRRVERQMPQPGNEPPMNTD; translated from the coding sequence TTGAGCGGTATGACACACGATTCCGGCGCGATACACCCAGAGCCCGGGGAAGCCCGCGAGGTGCTTCCGTTGCAGTTCGTGGAGGAAGTGTCTCACGTGGGCAACGCGCCGGACGTGTGTCCGTACCTGCCCGACCGCGTAGCCACATACCGCGTCTGCGAAGGGGACCTCGCCGCGCAACGGTACGAAGAATTGCTTGTGGCGGGTTACCGGCGCAACGGGGCGTATCTGTACCGCCCTGTTTGCCGCGAGTGCAATGAATGCAAGATGCTGCGCGTGCTCGTGCGCGAGTTTCACCGCACGAAGGAACAGCGCCGCATCTGGAATCGCGGTAACCGGACATTTCGGGTGTCTTTGGCCCGCCCCCGTTTCACGCAGGAGAAAGGCCGCCTTTACAGCGAGTACCTGCGCTACCAGCACGGTGCGGAGCACGCCGCGTGGGAGAGGGAAGCCTACGGGCGGTTCCTGGTCGAATCCTGTATCGGCCCGAGGACGATCGAGGTCCAGCTTCGCGCGGGCGACCGGCTCGCCGGCGTGGGCATCCTCGACCGTCTCGGCAACGCGCTCTCGTCCGTGTATTTCTATTTTGACCCAGCGTTCGCGCGCCACAGCCCCGGTACTTACTCGGCGCTATACGAAATCGACCTCGCGCGCCAGTGGGGGATGGACTACTACTACCTCGGCTTTTATATCCGCGGCTGCCCGAGCATGAGTTACAAGGCCCGGTTTCGCCCCTGTGAATACAAGGCGCCAGACGACGCGGTCTGGCGCCGCGTGGAACGGCAGATGCCGCAGCCAGGAAACGAACCACCGATGAACACCGATTGA